One Glycine soja cultivar W05 chromosome 2, ASM419377v2, whole genome shotgun sequence genomic region harbors:
- the LOC114384946 gene encoding protein DETOXIFICATION 3-like, whose translation MEETLLPKENKRVTLTNSKSSSGFVQELKNVSLMAAPMVVVSVSQFLLQVVSLMMAGHLGELSLAGVALATSFADVTGFSILMGMAGALETQCGQSFGAEQFHKLGNYVFCAILSLILSSVPISIIWIFMDKLLILLGQDHAISLIAGNYCIWLIPALFGYAVLQALVRYFQTQSLIFPMLVTSVVVLVLHIPICWVLVFGLGLGQNGAAISIGISYWLSVMLLLIYTKYYPSCQKTKIALGSNALRSIKEFFFLAIPSALMICFEWWSFELVVILAGLLPNPKLETSVLSICLNICTLHYFIPYGTGAAVSTRVSNELGARRPQAAREAVFAVIVLAFTDAVVFSSVLFCFRHVLGFAFSNEMEVVHYVAKIVPVLCLSFMVDGFLGVLCGIVRGSGWQKIGAITNLVAYYAVGIPVSLLFGFGLNFNGKGLWIGILTGSTLQTIILALLTAFTNWEKQASLAIERLSEPDETVF comes from the exons atggaggaGACATTGTTGCCAAAAGAAAACAAGAGGGTGACCTTAACAAACTCAAAGAGTAGTAGTGGCTTTGTCCAAGAGTTGAAGAATGTGAGTTTGATGGCAGCACCAATGGTGGTGGTCTCAGTGTCACAGTTTTTGCTGCAAGTGGTGTCATTGATGATGGCTGGTCATCTTGGTGAACTCTCCCTTGCAGGGGTTGCATTGGCTACTTCCTTTGCTGATGTCACTGGCTTTAGCATACTT ATGGGAATGGCTGGTGCTTTGGAAACTCAATGTGGCCAATCATTTGGAGCAGAGCAATTTCATAAGCTTGGAAACTATGTCTTCTGTGCAATACTCTCTCTCATTTTAAGTAGTGTCCCAATATCTATCATATGGATTTTCATGGATAAACTGCTTATTCTTTTGGGGCAAGACCATGCTATTTCACTAATAGCAGGAAACTACTGCATTTGGCTCATTCCTGCACTCTTTGGTTATGCTGTTCTTCAAGCTTTGGTTCGTTATTTTCAGACTCAGAGCTTGATCTTTCCAATGTTGGTAACCTCAGTTGTTGTTTTAGTTTTGCACATACCTATTTGTTGGGTACTAGTGTTTGGACTGGGACTTGGACAAAATGGAGCAGCAATATCCATTGGAATTTCATATTGGCTCAGTGTCATGTTACTTTTAATTTACACAAAGTATTATCCATCATGTCAGAAAACTAAGATAGCCTTAGGTAGCAATGCTTTAAGAAGCATCAAGGAGTTCTTCTTCTTAGCCATCCCATCTGCACTTATGATTTG TTTTGAGTGGTGGTCATTTGAGCTGGTAGTAATACTTGCTGGACTTTTACCAAATCCCAAACTTGAAACTTCCGTTCTATCAATCTG CCTTAACATTTGCACCTTGCACTATTTCATTCCATATGGAACCGGTGCTGCAGTAAG TACCCGGGTTTCGAATGAATTAGGGGCACGAAGACCACAGGCAGCGCGAGAGGCTGTTTTTGCTGTAATTGTTCTAGCATTCACGGATGCAGTTGTCTTTAGCTCTGTTCTCTTTTGCTTCCGTCATGTGTTGGGATTTGCATTTAGCAATGAGATGGAAGTTGTACATTATGTTGCAAAGATAGTTCCTGTGCTTTGTCTCTCTTTCATGGTGGATGGCTTTCTAGGAGTTTTGTGTG GAATTGTCAGAGGCAGTGGATGGCAGAAGATAGGGGCAATTACCAATCTTGTAGCATATTATGCCGTGGGAATCCCTGTGTCTCTCTTGTTTGGTTTTGGTCTTAACTTCAATGGTAAAGGCCTTTGGATTGGAATATTAACCGGATCTACACTACAAACAATAATACTGGCTTTGCTGACAGCATTTACAAACTGGGAAAAACAG